In Dama dama isolate Ldn47 chromosome 9, ASM3311817v1, whole genome shotgun sequence, the following proteins share a genomic window:
- the LOC133061569 gene encoding olfactory receptor 10H3-like: protein MEPKTVYNHRLNKEADASSCVLQDAASSSGQNYSTVSEFILIGFSNFPQQLLPTFFLLYLLMYLFTLLGNLLIMGTIWREHSLHTPMYLFLCALSISEILFTVAITPRMLVDMLSTHHSITFVACASQMFFSFTFGYTHSFLLMIMGYDRYVAICHPLHYNMLMSTHDCARLVSWCWAGGSVVGLMVTLIVFHLSFCGSNEIHHLVCHVFSLLKLACGKETASVTMVVILVCVTALLGCLFLIFLFYVFIVAAILRIPSTEGRHKTFSTCVSHLTIVVVHYGFASIIYLKLKGPHSMDNNTLMTTIYTVFTPFLSPIIFSLRNKELKNAIKRNLHRTFCPLSF from the coding sequence ATGCAGCATCCTCGTCTGGTCAGAACTACAGCACAGTGTCTGAATTCATCCTCATCGGCTTCTCCAATTTCCCTCAGCAGCTCCTGCCCACCTTCTTCCTGCTGTACCTGCTGATGTACTTGTTCACACTGCTGGGGAACCTGCTCATCATGGGCACCATCTGGAGGGAGCAcagcctccacacccccatgtacctCTTCCTGTGTGCCCTCTCCATCTCCGAGATCCTGTTCACTGTTGCTATCACCCCTCGAATGTTGGTGGACATGCTGTCCACCCACCACTCCATCACCTTTGTGGCCTGTGCCAGCCAGATGTTCTTCTCCTTTACGTTTGGCTACACCCACTCCTTCCTGCTCATGATCATGGGctatgaccgctacgtggccatctgccaccccctGCACTACAACATGCTCATGAGCACCCATGACTGTGCCCGTCTTGTGTCCTGGTGCTgggctggtggctcagttgtgggGTTGATGGTGACATTGATAGTTTTTCACCTCAGCTTCTGTGGGTCTAATGAGATTCACCATTTAGTCTGCCATGTGTTTTCCCTCTTGAAGTTGGCCTGTGGGAAGGAGACAGCCTCTGTCACCATGGTTGTAATCCTGGTCTGTGTCACGGCCCTGCTGGGGTGCTTATTCCTCATCTTTCTCTTCTATGTTTTCATCGTGGCTGCCATCTTGAGGATCCCCTCCACTGAGGGCCGGCACAAGACCTTCTccacctgtgtctcccacctcaccaTAGTGGTCGTGCACTACGGTTTTGCCTCCATCATCTATCTGAAGCTCAAAGGCCCCCATTCTATGGACAATAACACTCTGATGACCACCATCTATACAGTCTTTACCCCCTTTCTTAGCCCCATCATTTTCAGTCTCAGGAATAAGGAGCTGAAGAATGCCATAAAGAGAAATTTGCACAGAACTTTCTGTCCCCTAAGCTTCTGA